From a single Pigmentibacter ruber genomic region:
- a CDS encoding nucleotide exchange factor GrpE, with amino-acid sequence MLKHNKISYTAEEVQSGETTSDSHKNDQNDQNDQNEENASEVLGEEAEKIAALEAECASTQAKLAETHDRMLRIAADFENTRKRMEKEKQDTRLYAIQEFAKDLLPVIDAFDKAMSAIENSQINFETEEGKKVAGIVEGVQLVSKVFQDTVKKHGIEKLPGKNAPFNPAYHNAIAKVVDSTYAQETVIDEFMAGYKIGDRILRTAMVRVGAPD; translated from the coding sequence ATGTTAAAACACAATAAAATAAGTTACACGGCTGAAGAAGTTCAATCTGGAGAAACAACTTCTGATTCTCATAAAAATGACCAAAATGACCAAAATGACCAAAATGAAGAAAATGCTTCAGAAGTATTAGGTGAAGAAGCAGAAAAAATCGCAGCTTTGGAAGCTGAATGTGCATCTACTCAGGCTAAACTAGCTGAAACTCATGATAGAATGCTTCGCATTGCAGCTGATTTCGAAAATACAAGAAAACGTATGGAGAAAGAAAAGCAAGATACTAGGCTTTATGCAATCCAAGAATTTGCAAAAGATCTCCTTCCTGTCATTGACGCCTTTGATAAGGCAATGTCTGCCATTGAAAATTCTCAAATAAACTTTGAAACTGAAGAAGGGAAAAAGGTAGCAGGAATAGTAGAGGGCGTTCAGCTTGTTTCAAAAGTATTTCAAGATACAGTTAAAAAGCATGGAATTGAAAAATTGCCAGGTAAAAATGCTCCGTTTAACCCTGCATATCATAACGCAATCGCAAAAGTGGTAGACTCAACATATGCTCAGGAAACTGTGATTGATGAATTTATGGCTGGCTATAAAATTGGTGATAGAATCTTACGTACGGCAATGGTCAGAGTTGGTGCTCCTGACTAG
- a CDS encoding leucine-rich repeat protein — translation MNKISYKKILAIFLLFLITNQLQATERLKINSDYKELFLPNNGLVYLLNLNNEETLFIPNKSENNAGISDNIADYSEFLITPSILNSTNSNLKEFNIKNIKNDNNSYIEEESCKKIKFIENDRNFKLINYPKKLSGVLTCKFSVSNENNQYFFKIQFNYPFNRWIEIAKNSTYQLSSHRTAILISEIENKSAKIIHLKPSPNSIVYTEFLDLSSIYNTSIFPNAEKIIIEGFRIDQLNKNAFLFPDGKYIKEIVYSSNILPIIKNEYFSKLENIETINLVGNKISVIEDFAFHGLKNIKDIRLEYNPELFYKEYSKDRKFQFLCNLYSLKNYEILYKKNCDIKSEHNPLYSYNKFSKELFINNQQFSKVNFKFLENFTQKSDIKKLTIFRGSLDFRNFKNDDLNLLYTLINLESISFIDTYIHSLKEDSFKNLKLKKLSFDNNGIQYIEKNSFNNLNNIEEIEIKNNKNLVLSNLSLKNLNNLKKLSILNSNIETINEKTFDDLINIVEINLSNNKINDLSFINPSMLNLKYLNLSRNKIIKVKNLHDLNSLVKLDLSHNEINEVNSNFFYRNPNLNKIDLSFNKINYLPSYAFYYSDTIVHLNLNNNPIVKLDHLAFYNLKNLTELLMHNTNLKNLEFNVFNENYLPKLVILNLKNKAFLLKYNLKNAFGGNCRNNVNFEKYYFSCTD, via the coding sequence ATGAATAAAATTAGTTATAAAAAAATATTAGCAATTTTTCTTTTGTTTTTAATTACTAATCAATTACAAGCAACGGAGAGATTAAAAATAAATAGCGATTATAAAGAATTATTTCTTCCAAACAATGGACTAGTATACTTATTAAATTTAAACAATGAGGAAACACTTTTTATTCCAAATAAATCTGAAAATAACGCTGGTATATCAGATAATATTGCAGATTATTCAGAATTTTTAATCACCCCTTCAATTTTAAATTCAACTAATAGCAATCTTAAAGAATTTAATATTAAAAACATCAAAAACGATAATAATTCATATATAGAAGAAGAATCTTGTAAAAAAATTAAATTTATAGAGAATGATAGAAATTTTAAATTAATAAATTACCCTAAAAAATTATCTGGCGTATTAACTTGTAAATTTTCAGTAAGCAATGAAAATAATCAATATTTTTTTAAAATTCAGTTTAATTATCCTTTTAATCGTTGGATAGAAATTGCAAAAAATTCTACCTATCAATTATCTTCACATAGGACTGCTATTTTAATTTCAGAAATAGAGAATAAAAGTGCAAAAATTATACATTTAAAACCTTCCCCTAATTCTATAGTTTATACTGAATTCTTAGATTTAAGTTCTATATATAACACAAGTATTTTCCCAAATGCTGAAAAAATAATTATAGAGGGTTTTAGAATTGATCAATTAAATAAAAATGCTTTTTTATTTCCTGATGGAAAATATATAAAAGAGATAGTTTATTCAAGCAATATTCTTCCAATTATAAAAAATGAGTATTTTAGCAAACTAGAAAATATAGAAACTATTAACTTAGTTGGAAATAAAATATCTGTTATTGAAGATTTTGCTTTCCATGGACTAAAAAACATTAAAGACATTAGACTTGAATACAATCCTGAATTATTTTACAAGGAGTATAGTAAGGATAGAAAATTTCAATTTTTATGTAATCTTTACTCTTTAAAAAATTATGAAATTCTTTATAAAAAAAATTGTGATATAAAATCTGAACACAATCCATTATATAGCTACAACAAATTTTCTAAAGAGTTATTTATAAATAACCAACAGTTTTCTAAAGTAAATTTTAAATTTCTTGAAAACTTCACTCAAAAATCAGATATTAAAAAATTAACTATTTTTAGAGGATCTTTAGATTTTAGAAATTTTAAAAATGATGATTTAAACCTCTTATATACTCTTATTAATTTAGAAAGTATTTCATTTATTGATACATATATACACTCATTAAAAGAAGATAGCTTCAAAAATCTTAAGCTAAAAAAATTATCTTTTGATAATAATGGTATACAGTATATTGAAAAAAATTCTTTTAATAACTTAAATAATATTGAAGAGATTGAAATAAAAAATAATAAAAATCTAGTTTTATCTAATCTTTCTTTAAAAAATTTAAATAATTTAAAAAAGTTAAGTATTTTAAATTCGAATATTGAAACAATAAATGAAAAAACTTTTGATGATTTAATAAATATTGTTGAGATAAATTTAAGTAATAATAAAATTAATGATCTATCTTTTATAAATCCTTCTATGCTAAATCTAAAGTATCTTAATCTATCAAGAAATAAAATAATTAAAGTAAAAAATTTACATGACTTAAATTCGCTAGTTAAGTTAGATCTTTCTCATAATGAAATAAATGAAGTAAATAGTAATTTTTTTTATCGTAATCCAAACCTAAATAAAATAGACCTTTCATTTAATAAGATAAACTATTTACCAAGCTATGCATTTTACTATTCCGATACTATTGTACATCTAAATCTTAATAATAACCCAATAGTAAAATTAGATCATTTAGCATTTTATAATTTAAAAAACTTAACTGAGTTACTAATGCATAATACAAATTTAAAAAATCTTGAATTTAATGTATTTAATGAAAATTATTTACCCAAATTGGTTATTCTTAATCTAAAAAATAAAGCTTTCTTGCTAAAGTATAATTTAAAAAATGCATTTGGCGGAAACTGCAGAAATAATGTTAACTTCGAAAAATATTATTTTTCTTGTACTGATTAA